The segment CCGTTCCGCCATCCACCTCCTTCGTAACCTCAACTATATCTCCATCCTTGAACACTACCTTACTCGCCTGCGTCGCTTGACTCCATCCCAATAACCCTGCCAACATTTGTCCTGTCTGCCCCGCATCGTCATCAATACTTTGTTTCCCCAAAAACACCAAATtgctcttctccttctccacaaCCTTTTGTAACAGTTTCGCTACTCCCAATGGTTCtaattcttctccatctttcatCTCAACTAGTAAGCTGCGGTCGGCACCCATAGCCATAGCTGTACGTAGAATATCTTGCGATTTGGTCGGTCCGGCGGAAAATGCGAGGATTTCTTCGACGCCCCCGGGCGCGGATTTCTTCTCACGAATTCGTACAGATTCTTCGATTGAGAGTTCGTCGAAAGGGTTCATGCTGTGTTTGACGCCATTGGTCTCTATGGCTGTCTGGGCTTTGTTGACGCGGGGTTTGACCTGTTGTGTTTGGGTTGGTTAGAactattttttttattttgcgCAGCGTAATCCAAGGGATTGAATTTGCTGTTAAAAATCCGGAGAGGACAGGAATACGGACCGCATAGTCAATAACCCTCTTTACGGGTACAAGGATTCTTAGGGCGGACATGTTTGTAGTAGGGGCGTTGAAAAGTACGTTTGTCGTCGTGGAAGAATCACAGTTTGAAgctcttgatgatgaaggacCGACCGGTTTCGCTCGGCCTAAGCTTCCCCACACCAACCCGCTTCCTCGGTAGATTAGTGTCACGTGCATGGCGGTTCCTGAAATCTTTATGGCTGTGATTTTTCCTCTTAACTCTTCATTTATTGCGAGAATTACTTTTTTCAGACTGTATACTGGtatatcattattaaattggTATCTGGTCCCAAtatgaagttgttggaagtaagaaagaagaaaatcacGGCATTGTTTTTACCCCCTGGCCCTATAGCACCCCTCTACCAGCTGTAAGCTGGAGTATGTTGACAGCATCAATATTCTACGAACGTCTGACATAGAAAGGACTATTCAGCACAGGATAACTCGCAGATGAGGGTTGAATCGTATCAACTTGTCTGGGTGGTAACGTTGGTTCTCACTGAGGTCATGCAACGTAGTCCTTTCAGAGAACTACACTGTGGTCTTGGTTTGCAAGacagatatataaatagagaATTGATcattctaggatatcctatgatAAACTGTTTTACGATTGACTAAACCTCTTCAGAAATCCATAAAATCATCATAAACATTAACATTACCATCCCTTCTCAATTTCCGGTATAAGTAAGACAAGCGTCCTCAATTCCTGCCTTTGGCGTCGCATAATGCGTAATCAAAGTACCATTTTGCTTACCTCCCAGTATCTCCACGCTGCCCTCTCCGTATTTAGGCCACCCCGCGTTACTCAGGCCATTCTCAGGATCCCTTGCGAACGCCAACCAAAGATCCTGCATTACCTCACTAGTGTCCTTCTGGAACCGGgttccatctccaccaaCATCAGCATATGTTCCAAATATCATGGGCAGCTCACTAGAATGATACGCTCCCATGAAGGGGAGTGGCGAGAGATTACTGAAGTTGCCGGAATATTCAAAACGGTAGGTTGTTGCGTTGAGGGATTGTCGGATTTGCGCTTCGGCTACGACGCCGCAACGGACGTGTAACGTGGCGGCCAATTCCTTTTCGGGGGCTGGTCCCTCGATGTTAGGAGGGCCGGAGGAGAGTGCAGCGGTGGATGCTCCATCAATCTGTGATTTGACATGTTAGTAGGCCTTATTCTAGAGGGGGGGCTCTTGCTAGtgagaaagcaagaaagaacAGAATGAAAAAGAGCTTACCAAGTTATGTCCCAAGATTTTGGGTAGCTTTGCGTAATGTCCAGAGAGATATGCCGCGGTATAGTTCGCAAATGTGTtgttattatcattatacGACTGGAAAACCAACGCAGGCGTCTTGCCAGCATCAGTCCAGTACTGAATAAACGCCTCGATATCAGCTTGGGGATAAGTGCTCATACACTCGACCTGACTAGTGGTATTACCAGTACACCCAAGCTCATTCGCCAAAAAGGTAAAGTTCGAGTGAGTGGTATCAGTATAAATGGTATGGACACCTTGACCCTCGACAGCGCCAGAATCTTGGATAAATCCAGTGACAATTGGATCATCCGGCCAACCGATACTGAGGGCCCCAGTCAGAGTAGCACCAGCTGATTGACCCCAGAGTACCATGCGCGAAGGATCACCACCAAATGCGGCAATATTGTCTCGAATCCATTCGAGGGCAGCTCTAGCATCAAATATGTAGAGCCCAGCATTCTCGGTTGGTGTGTTTGGTTGACCGAAAAAGTTCAATCTGTATTGCAATGAGACGACGATATGAGATTGAGTACGTTGGACCCATCGCTGTGGATTCTGGTAAGGCACAGATGAACCACCTGTGGTCTGACCACCTCCATAAATCCAAACGATTACGGGGACTTTGTCCTCAGTTGGGTACAACGGTGCCCAAACGCTGACGCTCAGACAATCATCTCCGTTGACACCTTGGATAAAATATTCACGTCTCACGTCAGTGTAGACAGATGCAGCGGTTGCTTCGTATTGGGGGCAGTTAGGGCCGAATGCATCGGCTTGGATGATTTGTTGCGCTGCGGATGCGGGAAGTGGTTGTGCTTTTCGGAAGCGATTTTTGCCGAATGTTGATTGTGCGTATGGAATACCTAGAAAGTGTCGGGTTAAGGGAACACTTTCGTTGATGGCACCATGAACTTATCGAAATATTAGTCAAATTTCTGCCCGGCTATCTTTTTGATCCATGGTGGTCGCTAAACTACTTACCAATTCCACTGGATGTTTGAACCACAAGCGGAGCTTTAATACTGAAAGTCTCAGAATCACTCGTGCTTCTTGGTCCTAAGACTATTGGTCCTGCATTTGCAAGAAATGATCCAGAGCCAATAGCCAACACAGAAGATACAACTTTAACCAATCCAACCATCTTGTCGGCGTTTTGAATAAAAGATCCAAGAAAAGTGGTATTCAACACCCAAGAAGAAGCTGCGTCTGGTTTGTATAAAACCAGATGATCTGAGAGATGCAGATACAAATGCAGATGGATGATCAAATACGAAATTTATGATAACCCCGGAGACCTTATATACACAACATGAGATAAAAGAGAAGTCGAGCTAATTGCCCTTCGAAGTTGAATCGTCGGCAAGGTTGAGGCATCACAAAAACGAAGTCGGACCCACTACTCTCCTCTTAACAATGGCTGCATTGATacgtcatcttcatctcaaaaCAAATACGAAAGAAATCCTTATTCGTAGCATGGGGTTACTAGCAATCACGGTTTAGACAGATGTCAAAATGAGATGTATTTCTGCATTCGTCAAGTTGATGTAGGGCATGTATGCAAGTGCATGCATGCACCTAACCAATGTATAGTTTAGAGTTGCAATAGTTACTTTTCGCGACGAACTGACATACCTTAGTCTCCAGTTTTTGAGTCCCAAAAACtagtttttttgttttgatggaCGAGCGGCTGCTCGGTGTTGATGTGTATCTCGCCCCGAATCTACTTCGCTAACAAGATTATGTAGCCATAATCCGCGAGTGATAGGTTCGAAAGTCTATAATTCTCGGCAAGAAGTACTGAAACTTTGATGTCATCTCACTTCTGGTCCTGATAGCAAATCGTTGCAGGAAACATACATTCCTCTGCCCACCATTATGCACTATCAATGCGTTTGCTGCAATCCATCGTAGTGCAGATTTTTACGAAAGACTTTGTGGTTGATTCCCCGCATTCAGTTCTCCGCAAAACCCAACAGCCTCGCATAAGCCGAAATGGGTTCGATGATTGGCTTATGACGGCGTCATGTCAATGCTAGTTGAAGGGTGGGGGCTAGGGGTAAGGGTTGAAAATCCCCACTCGCGTTGACATACTCTAAAATTGTGCCTTAAGTCCCATTATACCCGGTACACCGGTACACTGGCTCGGGACCgacaaaaaaagaaaccacGGGGAAAGCTTGCTAAGGCGAGAATTGGTTAGTTGAGAAAGAAGGGCCGAAAGCTAACATGTTGTTTACATAGTTGTTGTGCTTTTTTAGGTCCGGAAGTTTGCAGCCATAGGACTGCAAAGTTTATTCCTTAAATACCCGCACAATCAACTTCGCTTATGGGGAAGAAGTTTACTCCGTATTGTAGTTGAGAATACTTGTAACCTCTGAAAACCTTGCACACTTGTTCTATAGTGGATTAGCGATTGATTCTTTGGCATTCACTAGCTGAAAATCCCCGGCTGACACAAGAAGTCCGTCCCATAGTTCTCAAAGTCTCGTCTCGAGCTCGTGTCATCGAGAAACCTTGTATTCTCCGCAATGGCTTAACGAGGAGGCAAGGTAGACTTCAGTGGTATGctccaaccccaaccccaacctcACCTCCACCCTTTCCCCATTGTTTCCAAAGGTCTTTGCGTGATTCGTTCGAAGTCGACACGTGGCAGACTAATAACTCCGTTTTGCTCCTATAATTCTATTTCCCTTTTTCGTAGCTAGCTTGATGATACCTAGAAGTCAATATCTGATTTAAGGGGGAAGTCGTCGCATTTTTATCTTAGTATTTTCGCATATTTTCACTTTCCTCTAAGAGGATCATACATGCTAACAGATATCTGCCAATCCTTCAATATGGCATCGCTTGCTCTCCGTGCTGCCTTCTTTCTGTCTTTTGTCCCGTCACTCGTCGTTGTACAGGCCTctatcaacatcaccaccatTCCCCTCCCCGTTCCGGAAGGACCATATAGTTCTACAATCGCAGTATCAGAGCTCACTGACACGTCACGGGCTAACCCATTCAATGGATCCTCCCCATATCGTCAACTTGTAGTCAGCTATTATGAGCCATATCTTAGGGAAGATTGTGCTAATATTGGCGAAATTGACTACATGCCAGCTGCAGTGGCAGATTGGTTCAATGAGAACGATCTCCCAAGCCCTGGTTTGACAACATTCTCTCAAGTCAGATTTTCTGATATCTGCCTTGAAGCACCAACTACCAAGCCCGATACACCTCTTCTTATCTGGACTGGTGGTTTCTATACCAGCCGTCTCCAGTACGGTGCGATTGCACAAGCAATTGCCAGCTGGGGCTACAGAATTGTGACAATAGATCATCCATACGATGCAGCAATTGTAGAATTTCCGGACGGAACAATCATTTACAGTGCGTACGCCAGTGGAGCACCAACTGACGCTACTAGCGCGTATCTCCAAAGCATCCGTGTCAAAGATATTGAGTTCGTTACGGGTGTATTTTCGAAAACTTCTGAGGTTGTCGGCCTGTATGGACATTCCTTGGGAGCATCATCTCAGACCGCCGTGTTGCAGGCAGATACAACGGGCAAGTATGTGGCAGGCTGCAACTTGGACGGTAAATTGCAACCCCCTGTTGGACCGACTGGACTCGGTAACTCATctgaaataaaaaaatcttaCATGTTCTTTGCACATTATAACCACACTATTGCTAGTGACCCATCATGGACTGCATTTTGGAATACGACAGATCTTTTGACGCCGAACGATCCTAGAGTATCCCTTGAACTCTCCAACACAATCCATAACTCATTCACTGATCTACCGCTTGTTATCGATGTGGCTGGCATACGATCAGTCAACGAATCTTACTTCGAGACACTCATCGATACAATTTATGGGCCTCGTGAAATTCACGATATCACGTCGTATGTTCGTGAGTTCTTTGATTGGACTCTTAAAGGTGTCGAGACGCATCCACTTTTAGATGCGTCGAATAGCTCTTTCCCAGATATTCTTTTCGTTCGAAAGGCTGGATATTAGGTCCGAATGAATATTTTCAGGGAGGGATTTGTCAATTATCCGCCtgaagaatggatggaataaTTACTTTGATATAATGGAAGAGATAGTGGCACCACAACTATTAGAAAGTTAGACAGAGCATGGAAGCACTTGCGAAAGCTATTAGCACAATACGTGAAAACCAGAATTGCCAAATTATATGATACCATTAATTCATAAGATACTGACGTTCAAATCTGCTATTTGTCGGTCCAGTTTACGTGCTCAGTCCCTCATGTAGCCACCCCCTTTCTTCGACCTACACTCCCATTATCGCTAACTAGACCGTTTGATTAAGCCCATTAAAAATTACCTAAGGGTACCCTCTCATACTATTATGCTTTATATAGACGCAAAATCTCCACAGGTCATAGTCATGATGTTCAACTTCCAGGTCTGAACACCTTCCCCCGCCAAGCTCTTGGAACATACATTTGTCATCCATAGTTTCCAGTTTCTCGATTCGTCCATTACCTCGCCCCCACTTCATTTTCCAACGGGATAAACACCATGTCTCACCCTAGAGCCCAGGGATGCCACAAGAATAACGAAGTACAGCTCGTTTGGATGGATTATGTTGCGCCTACTGATCCTGCAAATTGGCAACTCTCAAATCCTACCAATACTGGTACAACACCATTCTCGATACAGCAGATTTGTCATACATCTGTGCAAATCGTCGCATCTCTTGCATGAGTTGTGGGGATGTTGTAGGAGTATTGCTTTTCAACGCCTGGTGGAAGTGCGAGATATTCAAGATTCTGCTGCTCTTGACATGTAAAGACTCACCCGCCTCTGTGTTGCGATATTCTCGTTGCGAGATAACAGCGGTTTCAACACACAAAGCCATGATGTCTGACCCAGTATATCGATGTGTTACTTCCGCAAGCTTTTTTAGATCGACACTCCTATCTAAGGATTCTTCTTTTAAGAACATCCGGAACATATTTTCTCGTGCTGAGATTGTGGGGAGTCCAATGTAAATTCGACAAGGTACTCGTCTCAACACTGCAGGGTCAAGCAGGTGAGGTAAGTTTGTTGCAAGAAGTAAAAAGGGCGAGTTTGAATCTTTAGAGAGGCCATCTGCTTCCTGTAGGAGCTGATTGACGAGTTTTCTCTGGTAGATTGACCCTGATCCACCTTGACTACGGGAACTGAATAAAGAGTCCGCTTcatcgatgaagatgatagaTGGAAAAAGCATCTTTCCAAGCTTGAACAAGCTTGCAACAAGCTTTTCCGTCTCACCGACATATTTGCTTTCCATCTCGGCGCCAGAGACACTAAGCATGATTGATCCAGAGGTCTTTGCAAGTACTCTTGCGAGTTGTGTCTTACCAGTCCCTGGCGGACCGTACAGTAGTGCACCCCCAGCAGATGTCTTAAGAATTCCACAAGAATCTTTTTGAGATTCTCCGAGTGAGATTATGTCTGTAATTCGAGCCTTGATATCTGAGTCGAGTTCGATATTTGACCAAGTTGTATTAAGATCGCCTGTGAATTTTGtaagaattttattttatgatCAAGACACGCAATGTGATGGCATAAGTACCTGGACTGACAACAGTGTCGAGCAATTGGTACAAATGCTCGTCCTGTTGACTCTTTGATATCTGTTCCGCTATGCTCCAAGCCCGTTGGGGGAGCTTCGACTTCCACGGCTCTTTTAGATCGTCTTTATCTTCGTGCTTTTCGAGCCACTGCTTCTCTGCCTCATTTCGCTTTTCATATGTTTCCATGACTATCTTCATAGAGTCAATATCTAATTTGCCTTTCGCAGCCCTTCGGGCAATAATCTCTATGTTATcccaaggaaagaaatggcgGCGCATGGCTCGTAAGGTAGCATCTGGGATGAAAGTCTCCCAATCCACAGTGTAAGGCTGTGCCAAAGGTGACATTTTAGCTTCTGGCGACATTCTAATGCAACGTTGCAAGTGTCTTATATTTTCCTTCAATCTTGCGTTCTCCTTATCTTTTTCGAGAAGTCTATACTGTTCCTGGCTCCTGGCAGTGAACATACGCATGATTCCTTTTTGGGTTTGATTACTGACAGAATTAAGAATATCCTCGTCGTCTCCTCCTAACATCATAACAATCgtgttttcttttgacaAAGTCCTGATAGCGGCCTGTAGATGTTTGAATACCTGAAGATACTTTTGGTAATTGCAAAACCTGCCAACACCCGAAACAAGAACTACCAGGGCTGGTGATCCTACTTTATTGTTCTCTTCGTGTTTCTCCAGTGTCTTTTTCATCAAATGAGACTCAATAACATTCCTGAAGAGGGTAGTATACTGAAACCTCCGCCTATCGgcaatttccatctcctctgGTTTGTCGATAGAAACTCCAGTTTGATGAATCTTCTGCATTCCATGTTTTGTTACCGAGTCAACGTTTTCCAACTGTTCGTCAACAGACAGTAATTCCTCTTCGTCTTGAGATAAAGTTGAGTCCATGTTGTTGTAGATCCTTGACGACATCTTTGACATCAATTTGTGACGGAAAATGATGCTCCCGGCCAAAACAGCAATCACCATCAACACAAGTATCGTGGCAAAAGTCAAAAGACCAAGGTACtgaaggaaggagaagagctTTTTACGAGACCTTCTTGATCCTCTCCTGCACAAAAATTCATATTCCTGCGAGTTTGTCGTTCCAACGCTAGATTCACTGCTATCAGATGCACTCTCACTAGATGCACTCCTTGTAACAGGAGACGACGAGCGTGATGTAGTACAGACAGAAGAGGCCGGGCAGCAAAGCTCCACACACATGCACTGATCATAGAGTAGATTGAGATAGTGATCGTCACCCCTTCTTTGGTCATCTCGCTGTTCTGAATCCTCTCCGTTTCCAAAATGCTCTGCCAAATCTCTGAAGTCGTcgatattcaattcaatcaagtcCGCTTGCACATCACTAGCAAATTTCTTTGCCACCTCTGACAAGAATTCTTGACCGAGAAATGCATGAAATCCACCCGGGAGAAGAAGCTGAACAGCATCGAGCGCAAACTTGGGGGTTTTTTCTGAAGTAAAGGTCGCTCCGAGACCCTCAGCCTGTTGTTTTGGCAAGATGGCTTTGTCTTTTGGCATGACCAGATTAAGAAGCTCATCGTACAAGAAAGAATCCAattcatatctttcttccTGAGATTCCTGGCCATTTAATGTCGTATCTTGGACTTTTTCGGTATGATTTGGCGGATTTGGCGGAAGGATGACAATTCGACGCGCTTCTTGGCTCAATTCAAATGCAGTTTTGACACAATTTTCCATAAACCACGAAGGCATGGAGACATCTGAAATAACCTCCTCG is part of the Botrytis cinerea B05.10 chromosome 1, complete sequence genome and harbors:
- the Bclip1 gene encoding Bclip1; its protein translation is MVGLVKVVSSVLAIGSGSFLANAGPIVLGPRSTSDSETFSIKAPLVVQTSSGIVHGAINESVPLTRHFLGIPYAQSTFGKNRFRKAQPLPASAAQQIIQADAFGPNCPQYEATAASVYTDVRREYFIQGVNGDDCLSVSVWAPLYPTEDKVPVIVWIYGGGQTTGGSSVPYQNPQRWVQRTQSHIVVSLQYRLNFFGQPNTPTENAGLYIFDARAALEWIRDNIAAFGGDPSRMVLWGQSAGATLTGALSIGWPDDPIVTGFIQDSGAVEGQGVHTIYTDTTHSNFTFLANELGCTGNTTSQVECMSTYPQADIEAFIQYWTDAGKTPALVFQSYNDNNNTFANYTAAYLSGHYAKLPKILGHNLIDGASTAALSSGPPNIEGPAPEKELAATLHVRCGVVAEAQIRQSLNATTYRFEYSGNFSNLSPLPFMGAYHSSELPMIFGTYADVGGDGTRFQKDTSEVMQDLWLAFARDPENGLSNAGWPKYGEGSVEILGGKQNGTLITHYATPKAGIEDACLTYTGN
- the Bccir1 gene encoding Bccir1; protein product: MSALRILVPVKRVIDYAVKPRVNKAQTAIETNGVKHSMNPFDELSIEESVRIREKKSAPGGVEEILAFSAGPTKSQDILRTAMAMGADRSLLVEMKDGEELEPLGVAKLLQKVVEKEKSNLVFLGKQSIDDDAGQTGQMLAGLLGWSQATQASKVVFKDGDIVEVTKEVDGGTDVVRGKLPMVITTDLRLNEPRYASLQSIMKAKKKKLEKSTLGDWGVDGTKRLKTLKVIEPPPRQGGGKVDDVDGMISKLKELGAL